A region from the Leopardus geoffroyi isolate Oge1 chromosome E3, O.geoffroyi_Oge1_pat1.0, whole genome shotgun sequence genome encodes:
- the FAM200A gene encoding protein FAM200A, with translation MTAESRDTADLSPQATQEVEGIVMVKVEAEDEDEEGHFQRGRNSIELSPQFISRSTTMNERALLSSYLVAYRVAKEKMAHTAAEKIILPACMDMVRTIFDDKSADKLRTIPLGDNTISRRICTIAKHLEAMLITRLQSGIDFAIQLDESMDIANCPTLLIYVRYVWQDDFIEDLLCCLSLNSLITGLDLFTELEKCIVGQYKLNWKNCKGISSDGAANMTGKHSRVIEKLLEVTHNKALWNHCFIHQEALVSKGIPPGLTDVLKNAVKIVNFIKGSSLNSRLLEIFCLEIGVNHTHLLFHTEVRWLSQGKVLSRVYELRNEIYIFLIEKQSHLANVLEDDLWVTKLAYLSDIFGILNELHLKVPGKNNDIFQYLECTLGFQKTLLLWQARLKSNRPSYYMFPMLLQHIEENVINEDCLKEIKSEILMHLTSLSQTFHHYFPEEKFELIKENIWMKDPFVFQTPESIIELNLVPEEENELLQLSSSFTLRNYYKTLSLSAFWIKIKDEFPLLSRKSVLLLLPFTTTYLCELGFSILTRLKTKKRNRLNNAPDMRVALSSCVPDWNELMNRQAHPSH, from the exons ATGACTGCTGAGTCAAGGGATACCGCAGATTTGTCTCCACAGGCCACCCAGGAGGTGGAAGGCATAGTGATGGTGAAAGTGGAGGCGGAAGATGAAGATGAGGAAGGCCATTTTCAAAGGGGAAGAAATAGCATAGAATTATCCCCACAATTTATTAGTCGGTCCACAACCATGAATGAGAGAGCCTTATTATCATCATATTTGGTTGCCTATCGAGtggcaaaagagaaaatggcTCACACGGCTGCTGAAAAAATTATTCTTCCAGCATGTATGGATATGGTACGTACAATTTTTGATGATAAATCAGCTGATAAATTAAGAACTAtacccctggg TGATAATACAATATCTCGTCGAATCTGTACAATTGCAAAACATTTAGAGGCAATGCTTATTACACGGCTGCAGTCTGGTATAGATTTTGCAATCCAACTTGACGAGAGCATGGATATTGCAAATTGCCCAACACTCTTGATTTATGTCAGGTATGTGTGGCAAGATGACTTTATAGAGGACCTGTTGTGTTGTTTAAGTTTAAATTCACTTATAACGGGATTAGATTTATTTACCGAATTAGAAAAGTGCATTGTTGGTCAATATAAATTGAACTGGAAAAATTGTAAAGGAATTTCAAGTGATGGAGCAGCAAATATGACTGGGAAACATAGCAGGGTTATTGAAAAATTGTTAGAAGTAACACATAACAAGGCTCTTTGGAATCATTGTTTTATTCATCAAGAAGCTTTGGTGTCCAAAGGAATTCCACCAGGTCTAACGGATGTATTGAAAAACGCAGtgaaaattgttaattttattaaaggaAGCTCCTTAAACAGCCGACTTCTCGAAATATTTTGTTTAGAGATTGGAGTTAACCATACCCACTTACTGTTTCATACAGAAGTTCGTTGGCTGTCTCAAGGAAAAGTATTGAGCAGAGTATATGAACTCAGGAatgagatttacatttttctcattgaaaAGCAATCTCATTTGGCAAATGTTCTTGAAGATGACCTATGGGTAACAAAATTGGCATATTTGAGTGATATTTTTGGCATTCTTAATGAATTACATTTGAAAGTACCGGGGAAGAACAATGATATATTTCAGTATCTTGAATGTACTCTAGGATTCCAAAAGACATTATTGTTGTGGCAAGCAAGACTTAAAAGCAATCGCCCTAGCTACTATATGTTCCCAATGCTGTTGCAGCATATTGAAGAGAACGTTATTAATGAAGActgcttaaaagaaataaaatcagagataTTGATGCATCTCACTTCTTTGTCTCAAACCTTTCATCATTACTTCCCAGAAGAGAAATTtgaattaataaaggaaaatatttggatGAAAGATCCCTTTGTATTTCAAACCCCAGAATCAATCATTGAGTTAAACTTGGTGCCCGAAGAAGAGAATGAATTATTGCAGCTCAGTTCATCCTTCACACTGAGGAATTACTATAAGACATTAAGTCTATCAGCATTCTGgattaaaattaaagatgaattTCCACTGCTAAGTAGAAAGAGCGTATTGCTGCTATTACCATTCACAACTACCTATTTGTGTGAACTAGGATTTTCCATCTTGACacgattaaaaacaaagaaaagaaataggctCAACAATGCACCTGACATGCGTGTGGCCCTATCCTCATGTGTTCCTGACTGGAATGAACTTATGAACAGGCAAGCACACCCATCACATTAA